One Panicum virgatum strain AP13 chromosome 9K, P.virgatum_v5, whole genome shotgun sequence genomic region harbors:
- the LOC120650154 gene encoding FCS-Like Zinc finger 8-like, whose product MLHNRSRRAVGGAGAKQGGGAGGLVAEPPAAQSPRHPSSSAAAVPVFPSPRPFMAMALPQAGLLDGSSEGPSSAMSPTSILETKQFCCSALPPFRSERSLRRAHHVDAAVAPEPAGVGLADVLRDHGDAKLGGGKVVFGSQLRIQVPAGRAVELVSSPIEFGVKNRDAQLAVLSPARRFLPEVVSSPSARVFAGAVAPGEVAMSEDYTCVISRGPNPRTRHIFDDCIVESCGDVLVEKMDKGAGAADGGGAAVAGGFLSSCHACNKQLGHGNDIFIYRGDKAFCSSECRYQEMLFDEAVDNLR is encoded by the exons ATGCTGCACAACAGATCGAGGAGAGCGGTTGGTGGCGCTGGTGccaagcaaggaggaggagcaggcggccTCGTGGCTGAGCCCCCCGCCGCCCAATCGCCGAGGCATCCGTCTTCTTCCGCTGCTGCTGTCCCCGTGTTCCCGTCGCCGAGGCCGTTCATGGCGATGGCGCTGCCCCAGGCGGGGCTCCTGGACGGCTCCTCCGAGGGCCCCTCGTCGGCCATGAGCCCCACCTCTATTCTCGAGACCAAGCAGTTCTGCTGCTCCGCGCTGCCCCCGTTCCGGTCGGAGCGGAGCCTCAGGCGGGCGCACCACGTGGACGCGGCCGTCGCGCCGGAGCCGGCCGGCGTCGGCCTCGCTGACGTGCTCCGGGACCACGGGGACgccaagctcggcggcggcaaggtggTGTTCGGGTCCCAGCTCAGGATCCAGGTCCCCGCCGGCAGGGCCGTCGAGCTGGTGTCCTCCCCGATTGAGTTCGGCGTCAAGAACCGGGACGCGCAGCTGGCGGTGCTCTCGCCCGCCAGGAGGTTCCTGCCGGAGGTGGTCAGCTCGCCGTCCGCCAGGGTGTTCGCCGGGGCCGTGGCGCCCGGGGAAGTGGCCATGTCGGAGGACTACACCTGCGTCATCTCGCGGGGCCCCAACCCGAGGACCAGGCACATCTTCGACGACTGCATAGTTGAGAGCTGCGGAGATGTGCTCGTCGAGAAGATGGACAAAGGCGCCGGCGCtgctgacggcggcggcgcggctgtggctggtggcttcTTGAGCTCTTGCCACGCATGCAACAAGCAACTTGGGCACGGCAATGACATCTTCATCTATCG AGGTGACAAGGCATTCTGCAGCAGTGAGTGCCGGTATCAGGAGATGCTTTTCGATGAAGCAGTGGACAATTTGCGCTAG
- the LOC120650156 gene encoding uncharacterized N-acetyltransferase p20-like, which produces MELEQGGAPAAEPGEEVTLREFTLSDADAEALMSWASDPLVARFQRRDAYEHVDQARRYIAGHVLPHPWYRAICAGGVVVGSISVKPAPAEEGGRMFRASVGYRVARAHWGRGVATRAVRAAAAAVFAAWPWLVRLEAVADEENPASQRVLEKAGFVREGTLRKYIVLKGRPRDMVMFSLVDTDRREQMKPVESSGP; this is translated from the coding sequence ATGGAGCTTGAGCAGGGGGGAGCCCCGGCGGCGGAGCCTGGTGAGGAGGTCACCCTCCGCGAGTTCACGCTGTCGGACGCGGACGCCGAGGCGCTCATGTCGTGGGCGTCGGACCCGCTCGTGGCCCGCTTCCAGCGCCGCGACGCCTACGAGCACGTGGACCAGGCGCGCCGCTACATCGCCGGCCACGTCCTGCCGCACCCGTGGTACCGCGCCAtctgcgccggcggcgtggtggtggggTCCATCTCCGTGAAGCCGGCGCCGGCCGAGGAGGGCGGGCGCATGTTCAGGGCGTCCGTGGGGTACCGCGTGGCGCGCGCGCACTGGGGCCGCGGCGTGGCGAcgcgcgcggtgcgggcggcggctgcggccgtGTTCGCGGCGTGGCCGTGGCTGGTGCGCCTGGAGGCCGTGGCCGACGAGGAGAACCCGGCGTCGCAGCGCGTGCTGGAGAAGGCCGGCTTCGTCAGGGAGGGGACGCTGCGCAAGTACATCGTGCTCAAGGGCAGGCCCAGGGACATGGTCATGTTCAGCCTCGTCGATACGGACCGTCGCGAGCAGATGAAGCCCGTCGAGTCCAGTGGGCCGTAG